The following are from one region of the Alicyclobacillus fastidiosus genome:
- the mfd gene encoding transcription-repair coupling factor — MKGLVRLVAADEALQTLSHQIGPQRNDALITGVAGAGRQIFMAALYALRNQDQVKESMVVVTHTASQAQTIWEDLKEYLPDAQVLLFPERENAMVDLAASSSDVISERLNVLEALSQGTPTIVVTTLLAAAQPLTSRAQFLQQSIELTVGDAASLEDVIERVVKSGYERVEMVETRGQFSLRGGILDIFPMAAAHPYRIEWFDTDVDSIRTFDPASQRSLDKLESVSFGPASDLLVSVTAAKLAAAKIEKHLEARLRTVNDVEVRDRLQTVVGSDLRKLQSGQAFTGLTRYAQLFEHELNTLFDYVPGNYFVCLDEPSRLSERAKSLEKEFAEWLAAALMHGDVLSGSVAPTDYEAILAQVPHGKVQFSTFTRAGAGQRFSHVLNVTSKSMQNFHGQMNVLKSEVARWLKSGLHVVFAAATKERADHLERVLEDYRIQADRAEAFTAASVPQILTVNLSSGFELPMHRLVVVVESEVFTAKRKHRRSRVELSDAERIKSYQELNVGDFVVHVNHGIGKYLGIKTLDVDGRHKDYLYLSYAGNDSLYVPVDQIDQIQRYVGSGEKEPKLYHLGGSEWQKVKSRVSKTVKDIAEDLVKLYAAREATPGHAFSPDTPWQVDFENMFPYDETPDQLRAISDIKRDMERSRPMDRLLCGDVGYGKTEVAVRAAFKAAMDGKQVAILVPTTVLAQQHYETFKERFAGFPVTIDMLSRFRTRKESQACVKGLKDGSVDIVIGTHRLLQKSIQFKDLGLLIVDEEQRFGVTHKERLKQMRANVDCLTLTATPIPRTLHMSMMGVRDLSVIETPPENRFPVQTYVVEYNEGLIREALERELGRGGQVYFVYNQVQSIHGMAERIARLAPGARIGVAHGQMAEDELERVMLDFLEGEIDVLVTTTIIETGLDISNVNTLVVYDADRFGLSQLYQLRGRVGRSNRLAYAYFTYQRDKVLNEIAEKRLSAIKEFTELGSGFKIAMRDLSIRGAGNLLGAEQHGFINSVGFDMYSEMLAQAVREIRGDQVKQAPEPSIDLPVEAYLPDSYIRDAAQKIAMYKRFKHVQTQSEANDLEEELEDRYGDLPIEVRNLIGVARLKSFAAQAGADQISSHGAETAVRFPGDEDAPPVDYAKLLSMTMKHQGQLTRRPNGLIFVSFRTKGLSHQDLLKKLQGFLQDYVEAVRASNKAAEKVAEVK, encoded by the coding sequence GTGAAGGGTCTCGTTCGCCTCGTAGCCGCAGATGAAGCATTACAAACCTTATCTCATCAAATCGGACCACAACGAAACGACGCGCTGATCACAGGCGTCGCAGGCGCAGGGCGACAGATATTTATGGCTGCACTGTACGCCCTGCGAAATCAGGACCAAGTGAAAGAATCGATGGTCGTCGTGACTCATACAGCCAGTCAGGCGCAGACCATTTGGGAAGACCTAAAGGAATATTTGCCTGATGCACAGGTACTGTTGTTCCCGGAACGGGAAAATGCGATGGTCGATCTCGCCGCGTCCTCATCCGATGTTATATCTGAACGTTTGAACGTGCTTGAAGCGCTCTCGCAGGGAACCCCTACGATCGTCGTGACGACACTCCTGGCTGCTGCACAGCCGCTCACGTCGCGCGCGCAATTTCTTCAGCAGTCGATTGAGTTGACCGTCGGGGACGCCGCATCGCTCGAGGACGTCATTGAGCGAGTTGTCAAAAGTGGTTACGAGCGTGTGGAAATGGTCGAGACGCGCGGCCAATTCAGCCTTCGCGGCGGCATTCTCGACATCTTTCCGATGGCTGCGGCACACCCGTACCGCATCGAGTGGTTTGACACGGATGTGGATAGCATTCGCACGTTCGATCCCGCCTCGCAACGCTCCTTGGATAAATTGGAATCGGTTTCTTTTGGCCCTGCATCCGACTTGTTGGTGTCAGTGACGGCTGCGAAATTGGCTGCCGCCAAAATCGAGAAGCACCTCGAGGCCCGACTGCGTACTGTCAACGACGTGGAAGTGCGCGACAGACTACAGACAGTTGTCGGTTCGGACCTTCGCAAGCTGCAGAGCGGTCAAGCGTTTACGGGGCTTACGCGCTACGCACAACTGTTCGAACACGAGTTAAACACCCTGTTTGACTACGTCCCAGGGAACTACTTCGTCTGTTTGGATGAGCCGTCGCGCTTGAGTGAGCGGGCGAAGTCGCTCGAGAAGGAGTTTGCGGAGTGGTTGGCTGCGGCCCTCATGCACGGGGACGTCCTCTCAGGCTCGGTCGCGCCGACCGATTACGAGGCTATCCTGGCACAGGTCCCACATGGCAAAGTACAGTTTTCGACGTTCACGCGGGCCGGTGCCGGCCAGCGGTTTAGCCACGTGTTGAACGTCACCTCGAAGAGCATGCAGAACTTCCACGGGCAGATGAACGTCCTCAAATCAGAAGTGGCGCGCTGGTTGAAGAGTGGGTTACACGTCGTGTTCGCCGCCGCCACCAAGGAGCGAGCTGACCATTTGGAGCGGGTTCTCGAGGACTATCGCATCCAAGCGGATCGGGCAGAGGCGTTTACGGCTGCTAGTGTACCGCAAATTCTCACCGTCAATTTATCGAGCGGGTTCGAGTTGCCAATGCACCGCCTCGTCGTCGTCGTTGAAAGCGAAGTGTTTACCGCCAAGCGCAAACACCGCAGGTCGCGCGTCGAACTTTCGGACGCAGAGCGGATCAAGAGTTATCAAGAGTTGAACGTCGGCGACTTCGTCGTGCACGTCAATCACGGCATCGGCAAGTACTTGGGCATCAAGACTCTCGACGTCGACGGTCGCCACAAGGATTACTTGTACCTCAGCTACGCCGGCAACGACAGCTTGTACGTTCCAGTCGACCAGATCGACCAAATTCAACGCTACGTCGGATCCGGGGAGAAGGAACCGAAGCTATACCACTTGGGCGGCAGCGAGTGGCAAAAGGTCAAGTCGCGGGTCAGCAAGACGGTCAAGGACATCGCCGAAGATCTGGTGAAACTCTACGCGGCCCGCGAAGCGACCCCTGGGCACGCATTTTCTCCGGACACCCCATGGCAAGTCGATTTTGAAAACATGTTCCCGTACGACGAAACGCCAGATCAGCTGCGGGCGATCTCCGACATCAAGCGCGACATGGAGAGATCTCGACCGATGGACCGCCTGCTCTGCGGCGACGTCGGCTATGGCAAGACGGAAGTCGCGGTGCGCGCGGCGTTCAAGGCGGCGATGGACGGCAAGCAGGTCGCCATCCTCGTGCCGACAACCGTCTTGGCGCAGCAGCATTACGAGACGTTCAAAGAGCGCTTTGCAGGATTTCCGGTGACCATCGACATGCTCAGTCGCTTTCGTACCCGGAAAGAGTCGCAAGCGTGCGTCAAGGGGTTGAAGGACGGCAGTGTGGACATTGTCATCGGCACGCACAGGCTGCTTCAGAAGTCGATTCAATTCAAGGACTTGGGCCTCCTTATCGTGGACGAGGAGCAGCGGTTTGGCGTGACGCACAAGGAGCGACTGAAGCAAATGCGGGCGAACGTCGACTGTTTGACGCTGACTGCGACGCCGATCCCTCGTACACTGCACATGTCGATGATGGGCGTGCGCGACCTGTCGGTCATCGAGACGCCTCCCGAAAACCGATTCCCGGTTCAGACGTACGTCGTCGAGTACAACGAAGGGCTGATTCGCGAGGCCCTTGAGCGCGAGCTCGGGCGCGGCGGACAGGTGTATTTCGTGTACAACCAGGTGCAGTCCATTCACGGCATGGCCGAGCGCATTGCGCGGCTGGCGCCGGGGGCGAGAATCGGCGTAGCGCACGGGCAAATGGCTGAGGACGAACTCGAGAGGGTGATGCTGGACTTCTTGGAGGGCGAAATCGACGTCTTGGTTACGACGACCATCATTGAGACGGGTCTCGACATCTCGAACGTCAATACGCTCGTGGTGTACGACGCCGATCGCTTTGGTCTGTCCCAGTTGTATCAACTGCGGGGGCGCGTCGGGCGGTCGAATCGCCTCGCTTACGCCTATTTCACGTACCAGCGAGACAAGGTTCTCAACGAGATCGCCGAGAAGCGATTGTCCGCCATCAAGGAGTTCACGGAATTGGGCAGCGGCTTTAAAATCGCGATGCGGGACTTGTCGATCCGCGGCGCCGGAAATCTGCTCGGGGCGGAGCAACACGGATTTATCAACTCCGTGGGCTTTGATATGTACAGCGAGATGTTGGCGCAGGCCGTTCGCGAGATTCGCGGCGATCAGGTGAAGCAAGCGCCTGAGCCGAGCATCGACCTCCCGGTCGAAGCCTACTTGCCGGACAGCTATATTCGCGACGCCGCGCAGAAGATCGCGATGTATAAACGATTTAAGCACGTTCAGACGCAGAGTGAGGCAAACGACCTGGAGGAAGAACTGGAGGATCGCTATGGCGATCTGCCGATAGAGGTGCGCAACCTGATCGGCGTCGCTCGTCTGAAGAGCTTCGCCGCTCAGGCAGGCGCGGACCAGATCTCCTCTCACGGAGCGGAGACCGCGGTGCGCTTCCCAGGCGACGAGGATGCGCCGCCGGTCGACTATGCAAAGCTGCTGTCGATGACGATGAAGCACCAAGGGCAGCTCACCCGCAGGCCGAACGGCTTGATCTTCGTGTCTTTCCGGACGAAGGGCCTCAGTCACCAAGACCTGTTGAAGAAGCTGCAGGGATTCCTGCAGGATTACGTCGAGGCCGTTCGGGCTTCGAACAAGGCCGCCGAAAAAGTCGCCGAGGTGAAGTGA
- the spoVT gene encoding stage V sporulation protein T, with the protein MKATGIVRRIDDLGRVVIPKEIRRTLRIREGDPLEIFVDRDGEVILKKYSPIGELGDFAKEYADSLADSTGHIALIADRDVFIAAAGSSKKDFLDKSVSEDIEQAMEDRKTIVNSTPGDFSVVKDRTEHLSARVIAPIIAAGDPIGAVVIISREDNVKMGDTETKLAETAAGFLARQMEQ; encoded by the coding sequence TTGAAAGCAACAGGCATCGTACGGAGAATTGATGACCTCGGTCGCGTGGTGATTCCGAAGGAAATTCGACGCACGCTGCGGATCCGCGAAGGCGATCCCTTGGAGATTTTTGTCGATCGCGACGGAGAAGTCATCTTAAAGAAGTACTCCCCGATCGGCGAACTAGGGGACTTCGCAAAGGAATACGCTGATTCGTTGGCAGATTCCACGGGTCATATCGCACTCATTGCCGACCGTGATGTCTTTATTGCAGCTGCGGGTTCCTCGAAGAAGGACTTCTTGGACAAATCGGTGAGCGAAGACATCGAACAGGCGATGGAGGATCGAAAGACCATAGTGAACAGTACACCTGGTGACTTTTCTGTGGTGAAGGATCGCACTGAGCACCTCTCGGCTCGTGTGATCGCTCCAATTATTGCAGCGGGAGATCCAATTGGCGCCGTGGTCATTATCTCGCGGGAAGACAACGTGAAAATGGGCGACACGGAGACAAAGCTCGCCGAGACAGCCGCTGGCTTTCTCGCGCGCCAGATGGAACAGTAA
- a CDS encoding polysaccharide biosynthesis protein: MVGSRNFVRGAMLLAGAAMLSKFLGSIYTIVLQNIIGDHGMGLFQMAYPIYATLLAVATAGFPVAISKLIAEEVADGNPAAAKQVLRVAAGLLSLGGVFAFLVLYLFAPEWAVIAGDPESVTAIRAISPALLVVPILSVLRGYFQGYQWMDPTAFSQVLEQLVRVATIIGLSVYFVDVGASQRVSAAGAAFGAVTGALAGFIAMLVYWRRRGRYIPEDLTRHKVDGRRVTKKLIYYAFPISIGALVVPLLHNVDVITVVNLLKRVGENQSLATTQFGLLSGRAFKLTMLPTTLAAGIGVAVMPAISEAFTLGHRELLANRVDMAVRLTVLLALPATAGLVLAAKPINVALFTDSDGTMAIQVLALSILFASIQTTTAALLQGAGWIYRPIVYMLVSCLVKLVANFIFVPRYGIAGAAFATVVSYVVAAVLNLVAVRRLFGEHLALGRWFYRPLVATTIMSGAVFALERQWEVFGGPATGRLWSAVATLTILGVGVVVYLFAILVSGSLSEDELMSIPHIGPLLARVSRRFFSMH; encoded by the coding sequence TTGGTTGGATCTCGGAACTTCGTACGCGGCGCCATGCTCTTGGCAGGAGCCGCGATGCTGTCTAAATTCCTCGGTTCCATTTACACGATTGTGCTGCAAAACATCATTGGCGATCACGGTATGGGGCTCTTTCAGATGGCCTATCCCATCTACGCCACACTCTTGGCAGTGGCGACGGCTGGATTCCCAGTGGCGATTTCGAAACTGATCGCCGAAGAAGTGGCAGATGGCAATCCGGCCGCTGCCAAACAAGTGCTGCGCGTGGCCGCCGGGCTCTTGTCGCTAGGGGGCGTGTTCGCGTTTCTCGTACTTTATCTGTTCGCCCCTGAATGGGCCGTCATCGCGGGTGACCCGGAAAGTGTAACCGCCATTCGCGCCATTTCGCCGGCACTCTTAGTGGTGCCTATTTTGAGCGTTCTGCGGGGCTATTTTCAAGGCTATCAGTGGATGGATCCGACCGCGTTTTCACAGGTGCTCGAGCAGTTGGTGCGCGTCGCGACGATCATCGGACTGTCCGTTTACTTTGTCGACGTCGGTGCGTCGCAGCGAGTATCTGCCGCAGGCGCGGCATTTGGTGCCGTGACGGGTGCCTTGGCCGGGTTTATCGCGATGCTCGTGTACTGGCGGCGCCGAGGCCGATATATTCCGGAGGATCTGACACGGCACAAAGTCGATGGCCGGAGGGTCACTAAGAAACTGATTTATTACGCGTTTCCCATCAGTATTGGGGCACTCGTGGTTCCTCTGCTGCACAACGTCGACGTGATCACGGTCGTCAATCTATTAAAGCGCGTTGGCGAAAATCAAAGTCTAGCGACGACGCAATTCGGGCTGCTCAGCGGCCGCGCGTTCAAATTGACGATGTTGCCGACGACGCTCGCCGCCGGCATTGGCGTGGCGGTGATGCCGGCCATCTCGGAAGCGTTCACCCTTGGCCATCGCGAGTTGCTTGCAAATCGCGTGGACATGGCCGTTCGCCTCACCGTCTTGTTGGCGCTCCCGGCCACGGCGGGACTAGTGCTCGCGGCGAAGCCGATCAACGTAGCGCTGTTCACCGACTCCGATGGAACGATGGCCATTCAGGTGTTAGCTTTGTCGATCCTGTTTGCGAGTATCCAGACGACGACGGCTGCACTTTTGCAGGGGGCCGGATGGATTTACCGGCCCATCGTGTATATGTTAGTTTCGTGTTTGGTCAAACTTGTGGCAAACTTCATCTTCGTTCCGCGGTACGGCATTGCAGGTGCCGCGTTCGCGACGGTGGTAAGCTACGTCGTCGCCGCTGTCCTGAACCTGGTTGCGGTGCGTCGCTTGTTCGGCGAGCACCTCGCGCTCGGTCGATGGTTCTATCGACCGCTCGTCGCCACCACCATCATGAGTGGCGCCGTGTTCGCACTGGAGCGGCAGTGGGAAGTGTTTGGCGGACCCGCCACAGGTCGGCTCTGGTCGGCGGTCGCGACGCTCACCATCCTGGGCGTCGGCGTAGTCGTCTACTTGTTTGCTATACTTGTGAGCGGATCGTTGTCTGAAGATGAATTGATGTCAATTCCGCATATTGGACCACTCCTGGCACGCGTTAGCCGGAGGTTTTTCTCTATGCACTGA
- the mazG gene encoding nucleoside triphosphate pyrophosphohydrolase, whose product MAVIHVVGLGPGDLGGLPMGTYQLLKSGMPIVLRTRIHPVVAQLEEQGFAFEAYDDLYETIDQFDEVYRQMAERLIEKASQGTDFIYAVPGHPLVAEQSVQNLLEQDVPGVQVDIGPGQSFLDIAAARLKIDPIDGLLLLDGTTLAGRMLNSAVHTLIAQVYQPAIAAETKLTLMEVYPDDYEITVLRAAGVAHEERIEQIPLYELDRVPWVDHLTTVYVPPMESRANRLRDPWEAIDIVAALRAPGGCPWDREQTHESLRKYVIEEAYEVAEAIDAADYDHLAEELGDLLLQVLLHAQIGEEFGEFSIRDVFERLAAKLIRRHPHVFAGETAADVSDANQLWDEVKQAERASKDSPRILDDVSLSGPALTVAAEIQKAAAKVGFDWKQVKDVLEKIKEEMTELEEELRAGDDTDAADEELGDLLFACVNLSRFRKKDAEVLLMRATRKFVDRFNLVESAVRESGRDWDSFSLDELDEFWGNAKIELQDKN is encoded by the coding sequence ATGGCCGTCATCCACGTTGTAGGCTTGGGGCCTGGGGATCTAGGTGGTCTCCCGATGGGTACATATCAGTTGTTGAAGAGTGGTATGCCGATTGTGCTGCGCACGCGCATTCACCCGGTCGTCGCTCAACTGGAGGAACAGGGATTTGCGTTTGAGGCGTACGACGACCTTTACGAAACGATCGATCAGTTCGACGAAGTCTACCGGCAGATGGCCGAGCGGCTGATCGAGAAGGCTTCCCAGGGCACCGACTTCATCTACGCTGTTCCGGGGCACCCCCTCGTCGCCGAGCAGAGCGTGCAAAACTTGTTGGAACAGGATGTGCCAGGCGTTCAGGTGGATATCGGTCCGGGCCAGAGCTTTCTCGACATCGCGGCGGCGCGCTTGAAGATAGACCCGATCGACGGCCTCTTGTTGCTCGATGGGACAACCCTTGCCGGGCGAATGCTGAATTCCGCGGTTCACACCCTGATCGCTCAGGTGTACCAGCCGGCGATTGCGGCAGAGACGAAGTTGACGCTGATGGAGGTCTATCCGGACGACTACGAGATCACTGTCTTGCGCGCGGCTGGCGTCGCTCACGAGGAGCGGATCGAACAGATTCCGTTATACGAACTTGACCGCGTGCCGTGGGTCGACCACCTCACGACCGTCTACGTCCCGCCGATGGAAAGCCGAGCGAATCGCCTGCGCGACCCTTGGGAGGCGATTGACATCGTGGCCGCGCTGCGCGCGCCGGGCGGCTGTCCGTGGGATCGGGAGCAGACGCACGAAAGCTTGCGCAAGTACGTGATCGAGGAGGCGTATGAAGTAGCCGAGGCGATTGACGCCGCAGACTATGACCACCTCGCCGAAGAGCTGGGCGACCTGCTCCTGCAGGTGCTGCTTCACGCGCAAATTGGGGAAGAGTTTGGCGAGTTTAGCATCCGAGATGTGTTTGAGAGATTGGCCGCGAAGTTGATTCGCAGGCATCCGCACGTATTTGCGGGTGAGACGGCGGCAGACGTGAGCGACGCCAACCAACTGTGGGACGAGGTTAAACAAGCGGAGAGAGCCTCCAAAGATTCGCCGAGAATCCTAGACGACGTGTCGCTCAGTGGCCCAGCTTTGACCGTTGCGGCGGAGATTCAGAAGGCTGCCGCTAAAGTCGGATTTGATTGGAAACAAGTAAAAGATGTATTAGAAAAGATAAAAGAGGAAATGACTGAACTAGAAGAGGAACTGCGCGCCGGGGATGACACCGATGCGGCTGATGAGGAACTCGGGGATCTGCTGTTTGCGTGCGTGAATCTGAGCCGGTTCCGGAAGAAGGACGCCGAAGTGCTCTTGATGCGCGCGACGCGAAAGTTTGTCGACCGATTCAACCTGGTAGAATCAGCTGTACGAGAGTCAGGTAGGGACTGGGATTCATTCAGCCTCGACGAGCTAGATGAATTCTGGGGCAACGCAAAAATCGAATTGCAGGACAAAAATTAG
- a CDS encoding HU family DNA-binding protein — protein sequence MELINQVADKTGLKKKDAEQAVNSVFEIIEETLSSGEKVQVIGFGTFETRARAARSGRNPQTGEVIEIPASTVPAFKPGNKLKESTR from the coding sequence ATGGAATTGATCAACCAAGTGGCCGATAAGACCGGTCTGAAGAAGAAGGACGCTGAACAGGCCGTTAACAGCGTATTTGAAATCATCGAGGAAACGTTGAGCTCCGGTGAGAAGGTTCAAGTCATTGGCTTTGGCACGTTTGAGACGCGTGCGCGCGCTGCCCGCTCAGGCCGCAACCCACAAACTGGCGAAGTGATTGAGATTCCAGCTTCGACGGTCCCGGCATTTAAACCAGGTAACAAACTCAAGGAGAGCACTCGCTAA
- a CDS encoding RNA-binding S4 domain-containing protein: MRLDKFLKVSRLIKRRTLAKQICDAGRVTVGNRTAKASTTVQVGDTLAIRYGNKTVTVEVRKLADHPRRDEAPELYHVISSVAREAVEPEYVDDEDEA, translated from the coding sequence TTGCGTCTCGATAAATTTCTAAAGGTCTCGCGTCTCATCAAACGCCGTACACTCGCCAAGCAGATCTGCGACGCCGGGCGTGTGACGGTGGGAAATCGAACTGCCAAAGCATCGACTACCGTGCAAGTTGGCGATACTTTAGCCATCCGTTACGGGAACAAGACGGTCACGGTTGAAGTTCGAAAGCTTGCGGATCATCCTCGTCGGGATGAAGCCCCCGAGTTGTACCATGTCATTTCCTCGGTGGCCCGCGAGGCCGTCGAGCCAGAATACGTGGACGACGAGGATGAGGCGTAA
- a CDS encoding YabP/YqfC family sporulation protein: MQELGAQDAHNVRLIGREALEITGVERVTSFDVKAFELVTTSGNLYIEGDSLHMKQFDVKAGIVRIEGHIVALQYADETKRKGFARRLLR, from the coding sequence GTGCAGGAGTTGGGCGCACAAGACGCACACAATGTCCGGTTAATAGGGCGAGAGGCGCTCGAAATCACCGGCGTCGAACGGGTTACGAGCTTCGACGTGAAGGCTTTTGAACTGGTCACCACCTCGGGAAACCTCTACATCGAAGGCGATTCGCTTCACATGAAGCAGTTTGATGTAAAGGCTGGTATCGTGCGCATTGAAGGTCATATTGTAGCCTTGCAGTACGCGGATGAGACGAAGCGAAAGGGCTTCGCGAGGCGGTTGTTGCGATGA
- the yabQ gene encoding spore cortex biosynthesis protein YabQ, producing MTDTMGNVSYVFWMLASGWCMGTAFDFYSTVTGATKLLRWLRPFLDLVFWVASGFVVYYLTFITIQGTFRVYTFLLIGVGYLVYRTLFRRVVIGSAFAIVRFVRGVVIFFGRLLYRLIGVPILVTCRVAWSLLRILYGLGCHVESGICAVIRFVAAVFLFPLRRFWKPERAWRKKLQAYEQVFWDWLSNVLKKKPRSVS from the coding sequence ATGACGGACACGATGGGAAACGTCTCGTATGTGTTCTGGATGTTGGCGAGTGGATGGTGTATGGGTACGGCGTTCGATTTTTACTCCACCGTCACAGGGGCAACCAAACTGTTGCGTTGGCTCAGACCGTTCTTGGATCTGGTGTTTTGGGTGGCCTCTGGGTTTGTCGTCTACTATCTCACCTTTATTACGATACAGGGCACCTTCCGCGTGTATACGTTTCTCCTAATTGGTGTAGGTTACTTAGTGTATCGGACTCTGTTCCGGCGCGTCGTCATTGGCAGTGCGTTTGCCATTGTCCGGTTTGTACGCGGCGTGGTGATCTTCTTCGGACGGCTGCTGTATCGTCTGATCGGTGTGCCAATTTTAGTCACCTGCCGTGTCGCCTGGAGTTTACTGCGCATTCTCTATGGCTTAGGATGCCACGTCGAGAGCGGCATCTGTGCTGTTATCCGCTTTGTGGCAGCCGTTTTTCTCTTTCCACTGCGCCGTTTTTGGAAGCCTGAACGCGCGTGGCGAAAAAAACTTCAAGCATATGAGCAGGTGTTTTGGGACTGGCTGTCGAATGTGCTGAAAAAGAAGCCTCGTTCGGTTTCCTAA
- a CDS encoding septum formation initiator family protein, with translation MLATRQHGKTTVGPNARTQIRQRHPLFRLRYLALIVICGWSLFHYLHAERPQLVQLQAQHQQYASQLSQLKAENQRLQQEKQQLNSDAYIEKYSAQNFGLTMPGQVPFDLQNDSQHG, from the coding sequence GTGCTTGCAACTCGTCAACACGGAAAGACTACAGTCGGTCCAAACGCACGTACTCAAATCAGGCAAAGACATCCTTTGTTTCGTTTGCGCTATTTGGCACTGATCGTCATCTGTGGCTGGTCATTATTCCACTATCTGCATGCAGAGCGCCCTCAACTGGTCCAATTACAGGCGCAACACCAACAGTACGCATCGCAACTGAGTCAGTTGAAAGCAGAGAACCAACGTTTGCAACAGGAGAAGCAACAATTGAACAGTGATGCGTATATTGAAAAGTACTCCGCACAAAACTTTGGCCTAACGATGCCGGGGCAGGTACCGTTTGATTTGCAAAACGACAGTCAACACGGATAA
- a CDS encoding S1 domain-containing RNA-binding protein, which translates to MAIEVGSKLTGKVTGITRFGAFVTLPEGATGLVHISEISDSYVKDVHDFLHVDDEVTVKVISVGADGKIALSIRQASETAASSQSSRPQHSGGQGSYGGRGGQSGYSGRGGQGGRGQGGRGGQGGPRGGSFDQLMNRFLKDSEERLSALRRNESKRGGRGGRRG; encoded by the coding sequence ATGGCCATTGAGGTCGGCAGTAAGTTGACAGGCAAGGTTACAGGGATCACTCGTTTTGGCGCATTTGTGACTTTGCCAGAAGGTGCAACAGGTCTCGTTCACATTTCGGAGATTTCGGACAGCTATGTCAAAGACGTTCACGACTTTTTGCACGTGGATGACGAAGTGACAGTCAAGGTCATCAGCGTGGGTGCTGACGGCAAGATTGCACTCTCCATCCGCCAGGCCAGTGAAACTGCGGCGAGCTCGCAGAGTTCCCGTCCACAGCACAGTGGTGGCCAAGGCAGTTACGGCGGCCGCGGTGGTCAAAGTGGCTACAGCGGGCGTGGCGGCCAGGGTGGTCGCGGGCAAGGCGGCCGCGGCGGCCAAGGTGGCCCCCGGGGTGGTTCATTTGACCAGCTGATGAATCGTTTTCTTAAAGATAGCGAGGAACGCCTCTCGGCGCTGCGCAGAAACGAATCGAAGCGTGGCGGCCGCGGTGGTCGAAGAGGGTAA
- the cmpA gene encoding cortex morphogenetic protein CmpA, with amino-acid sequence MPEWLRSQLRRAFQNRDRKSIQMLNQAFFRYRNRQT; translated from the coding sequence ATGCCAGAGTGGTTACGAAGTCAGCTGAGGCGGGCGTTCCAGAATCGCGATAGAAAATCCATTCAGATGCTCAATCAAGCGTTCTTCCGATACCGCAATCGTCAAACCTAA
- a CDS encoding dCMP deaminase family protein, with amino-acid sequence MSEPSNRPSWDEYFMMMARDVVAQRATCNRRKVGAVIVRNKRILTTGYNGSPPGMPHCTDVGCWEVEGHCIRTIHAEQNAIAQAALHGVSTDGSTIYITAAPCVNCAKLLIAAGISRVVYADEYTDSLGQRVLEEKGIQCEQYTGR; translated from the coding sequence GTGTCCGAACCTTCAAACCGCCCATCCTGGGACGAGTATTTCATGATGATGGCCCGCGACGTCGTGGCACAGCGCGCCACGTGCAATCGACGCAAAGTCGGCGCCGTCATCGTTCGCAACAAACGGATCCTCACGACTGGGTACAACGGCTCGCCCCCGGGCATGCCGCACTGCACGGACGTGGGCTGCTGGGAGGTAGAGGGTCACTGCATACGCACCATCCACGCTGAACAAAACGCGATCGCACAAGCGGCGTTACACGGCGTAAGCACGGATGGTTCCACCATCTACATCACCGCGGCACCCTGTGTCAACTGTGCAAAACTGTTGATCGCAGCTGGTATTTCACGCGTGGTTTACGCGGACGAGTACACCGATTCTCTGGGGCAGCGAGTCTTGGAGGAAAAGGGCATTCAGTGTGAGCAATACACAGGGCGCTGA